Proteins encoded in a region of the Podarcis muralis chromosome 2, rPodMur119.hap1.1, whole genome shotgun sequence genome:
- the LOC114592517 gene encoding uncharacterized protein LOC114592517 has protein sequence MSETDPAKLEEMEEGRWTHDLVRLSPASLPTTSERSLPGTSERSDGDESKGKNKGDHNRIHIAEKSDKYSECVEKIRQSSQFTSHQRKSFIQRNSLTSHKRTQSREKSYQCLDCGKSFTQRAHLTSHQIIHTGEKPYQCLECGKSFNQKGSLTSHQRIHTGEKPYQCLECGKSFNRKYHLTSHQIIHSGEKPYNCFECGKSFSHWGNLTSHQRVHTGEKPYQCLECGKNFSHRQNLASHQRIHTGEKLYQCLECGKSFNRKGHLTSHHKIHTGEKPYQCLECGKNFSKKVNLTSHQKIHTGEKPYQCSECGKSFSQEGNLTSHQKIHTGEKPYQCSECGKSFSQEGNLTSHQRIHTGEKPYQCFECGKGFSRKDSLTSHQRIHTGEKPYQCFECGKGFRLSGHLTSHQRLHTGEKPYHCLECGKSFRLSGDLTSHQRIHTGEKPYMCFDCGKSFHKLTSHQRIHTGEKPYQCMECGKSFSQSATLSSHHRIHTGEKPYQCSECGKSFSQGGNLTSHQRIHTGEKPYQCLECGKSFRQSGYLNSHQRIHTREKMS, from the exons atgaGTGAGACGGATCCTGCAAAGCTAGAGGAGATGGAAGAGGGAAGATGGACGCATGACCTGGTCCggctgtctcctgcatccctccccacaacctctgagcgttccctcccagggacctccgagagatctg atggtgatgaaTCAAAAGGGAAGAACAAGGGAGACCACAACAGAATCCACATAGCAGAGAAGTCAGATAAATATTCAGAGTGTGTAGAGAAGATCCGTCAGAGCTCCCAGTTCACCTCCCATCaaagaaagagcttcattcaaagGAATAGCCTCACTTCACACAAAAGAACACAGAGTAGGGAGAAATCGTATCAGTGcttggactgtggaaagagcttcacccagagggcccatctcacttctcatcaaataattcatacaggggagaagccctatcagtgcttggaatgtggaaagagcttcaatcagaagggtagtctcacttcccatcaaagaattcatacaggggagaaaccgtatcagtgcttggaatgtggaaagagcttcaatcgaaagtatcatctcacttcccatcaaataattcatagtggggagaaaccatataattgcttcgaatgtggaaagagcttcagtcactgggggaatctcacttcccatcaaagagttcatacaggggagaaaccgtatcagtgcttggaatgtgggaagaacttTAGTCACCGCCAGAATCTCgcttctcatcaaagaattcatacaggggagaaactgtatcagtgcttggaatgtggaaagagcttcaatcggaaGGGTcacctcacttcccatcacaaaattcatacaggagaaaaaccctatcagtgcttggaatgtggaaagaacttcagtaaGAAGGTgaatctcacttctcatcaaaaaattcatacaggggagaaaccctatcagtgctcagaatgtgggaagagcttcagtcaggaggggaatctcacttctcatcaaaaaattcatacaggggagaaaccctatcagtgctcagaatgtgggaagagcttcagtcaggaggggaatctcacttctcatcagagaattcatacaggggaaaaaccctatcagtgctttgaatgtggaaagggcttcagtcggaaggatagtctcacttcccatcaaagaattcatacaggggagaaaccctatcagtgcttcgaatgtggaaaagGTTTTCGTCTGAGTGGTCATCTGACTTCCCATCAAAGacttcatacaggagagaaaccgtatcactgcttggaatgtggaaagagctttcgtctgAGTGGTGATctgacttcccatcaaagaattcatacaggggagaaaccctatatgTGCTTCGATTGTGGGAAAAGCTTCCacaagctcacttcccatcaaagaattcatacaggtgagaaaccctatcagtgcatggaatgcggaaagagcttcagtcaaagtgccACACtctcttcccatcacagaattcatacaggggagaaaccctatcagtgctcagaatgtgggaagagcttcagtcagggggggaatctcacttctcatcagagaattcatacaggggagaaaccctatcagtgcttggaatgtgggaaaagctttCGTCAGAGTGGTTATCTcaattcccatcaaagaatccatacaagaGAGAAAATGTcttag